The Clostridium beijerinckii genomic sequence AACTCAGCTCTGGAGCTCCACAGCAACATGTCTCTAAACATGGATTTAGAAGGCCTTCCTTCTTTACGTGAACTGTTAACTGATTTACTTATGAGAGATGATATATATTCTAAAAGTAAAAATTTAATTCTATCCCAAGGTATTCTGCAAGTATTAACTCTTTTTTCAAAGATGGAATTTCCAAATGGCAATGATACTATACTTATCGAAGATCCTTCTTATACTTATTATATAAACTTTTTAAAGTATGAGAATATGAAAGTTAGAACTATAAAAAGAGACGAGAATGGAATTAATTTATATGAACTTGAAGAAATATTTAAAAACCAAAGTATTAAATTCTTTTACACGATTCCTAGAAATCATAACCCTTTAGGCACTTATTATTCATTAAATCAAAGAAAAGCAATAATGAAGCTTGCCCATACTTACAATGTATATGTTATCGAAGATGATTATTTTTCAGATTTAAGTACCTTGTCAAGATATTCACCTATTTATTATTATTCGGATTTTAGAAATTGTATATATCTTAGAAGCTTTTCTAAGACAATACCTTATATAAGAATTGGTGTAGCTATAATCCCTGATGATTTAATTAATAGCTTTAAGGAATGGATGAAATACTCATATTATTTTTCATATTATATGCCATCATTGGTTTCTCAAGCAACACTTGAATCATATATAAAAAGCTCTATATATAATAAGCATGTAGCCATTCTTTCTAGCAATTTAAAGGACACTTTACAATTATTTAGGAAAATAACTTCTGCTTGGGATTCAAATTTAGTTAATATACTTGGCGGAAGTTCTGGTTATTATTCTACTATAAGATTAGCTCCTCATATCGACTGTAATAAATTATTAGACAATTTAAAAAATAAAAATATTCTTCTAGCCCATAATTCGGCCTCATACTACAATACAGAGAATTTTGACAATAGTCTAAGACTCAGTATTGCTAGAATTAATTCTACTGATTTGAAATTAGCATTAAATATTATTTATGATGAAATATTAAAATTATCATAAATACAATAATAAAAGATCTAAGGGTCATATTCTTTCCCTTAAATCTTTTATAATATTAAGCAAATTGTGGTAAATAATCTTTATGTGCCTCTAGTAATTCATCCAATAATATTTTCGCTATTTTCTCTGATGGAATTAATGGATTAATAGTTAATGCAAGAAGTGCTTTATTATAATCCCCTTCAACTGCTGCTTCAACCACTAAACGTTCAAATGATTTTATTGTTTGAACCAATCCATTCACACTTACTGGTAATTTCCCCATAGCAATAGGTTTAGGCCCATCCTTAGTTATAATACATGAAATCTCAACTGCTGAGTCATTCTCTATTCCTTCAATAGCCCCATTGTTTTTAGTATTAACTGGTTGAATATCTCCCTTGTTGTTATAAATAGAGTTAATTAATCTGCAAGCTGCATCTGAATAATATGCTCCTCCTCTCTTTTCCAATTGCGGTGGCTTAATATCTAAATTTTCATCTTTGTATAGTTCAAATAAATCATTTTCTAATCTCTTAACTACTTCTGCTCTAGTTTCTCCCTTAGAAAATTCTTTTAATTCTTCTTCAAGCATATCTGCTGTTTGAAAGTAATACCTATGATATGGGCATGGCATCATTCTAAGAGCTTTAATAAATTCTGGGTTCCACTCTAAATCTTGAATATTTTTTACAATTGACCCCAGTTTACCTTCTGCTAGTGAGTCTATTACTTTATCTGTAATTTTTTCACCATCTAAATAAATTTCTCTACCAAATACCATATGATTCAATCCCATGAAATCCATAGTAATTCTGCTATGCTCTACTTCAAGCATGTCCGCTACTGCTTTTTCCATGCCAATTGGAACATTACATAATCCAATAATCTTTTTATTCTTTCCATATCTAAGAAGAGCTTCTGTTACCATTCCTGCAGGATTTGTAAAATTTACAAGCCATGCATTTGGACATAGCTCTGACATATCTTTATCTATATCTAAAATTACAGGTATTGTTCTTAGTGCTTTAAACATACCTCCAGCACCATTGGTTTCTTGTCCTATTACTCCATGGCTTAATGGTATTCTTTCATCCTGAATCCTAGCATCTAACAGACCAACTCTTAATTGTGTAGTTACAAAATCCGCATCCTTTAATGCTTCTCTTCTGTTTAAAGTTAAATGAATTTCCATAGGTACACCAGCTTTTTTAACCATTCTTTTAGCTAATTTCCCTACGATATTTAATTTTTCTTTTCCGCTTTCAATATCAACTAGCCATAATTCCCTTACCGGAAGTTCATTATATCTTTTTATAAACCCTTCCACTAATTCTGGAGTATAGCTCGATCCCCCACCAATTGTTACTATTTTAATTCCTTTTTCCATCAGATATCCTCCTATATATTATAAAATATAAGCATAATCATTTTTAAATTTTGATTTAATAATTTAAGTATTTGTTTATATTGGTATACTTTTTTTTTATTCTTTAAGTAATTTATTTAGATACTCTTATAGGAAATTTCCTCTTCTATACTTTATATAAAAATTGTATTTTCTCTTATTTTCATAAAATTATAACAGATCTGTTTTCTATATCGTAACTCAATATAATCCCCTATTCAATAATATAAAAACACAACTGTGCTAGTACAGTTGTGTTTTTATTAAATTCAGAAGCACTTTAATAGCAAAATACTATTTATCAATATATTTAATAATATCTTTACCAAAAACCTTAACCATTATTTCCAAATAATTGTAACCTTTAAATGTATTGCTTCATATATAAGAATCATTTTTAAATTTTAGTTATATACCTCTAAAATTTATTAATTCAATGTTTTTTTCGTTAATAAACTGTATTACTTCTTTATTAGTTAATGTTTCTAATTCCTTTACTCTTGGGTATGCATATGAACTACTACTAATAATCTTAGAATCAAGATACCCTGGATGGCACATAATTTCTAAAGAATCTACATTAATATTATCTTCCAAAATGTTTATTAACATTTTGGGTTCAATCATAGAAATATTATAAAAACTATCAACAAACTTAGTTGTTGTTTTAATACTTTCATACTTTTCTTCTCTAATTGCCTTAATATGCCTAACTGGTATATTATACTCCTTTGCCAACTCAGCAACTACCTCAAAAACACTCTCAATAGAATGTACATGATGATGTGTATCTATATGTGTTGGAACTATCCCAAGAGATAAAAACTTTTCAAATTGTTTTCTAAATTCCCTTCGTATATCTTCAATACACGCTGACTCAACAATATTATCATATTTTAAAAAATTCCCTTCATTATCAACTAAGGTTTTCACGTTCTTTGATAATGGTCTGCCTGCGGTAAGAACCAGGTGAATTCCTACACCTAATTTAGGATTTTCTTTTGCCAAATTAACCGCATGTTCCGTTGTCTCCATATTACACATTAATGTGGTAGATGTTACTATTCCATTTTTGAATCCTTCAATTATACCTAAATTAATTGCTTTTGAAATACCAAAATCATCTGCATTCATTATTAATCTCATATCTTTCTCTACTCCTTATATTTAATGTTTTAGTCTAATAGAAATATATTTATAATACCATAATAATCCACATTATTTTTATCAGCAATAGCTCTAGATAATAATCACATTATACGTATCTCTTATTTTAAGTCAGGATATATTTCATGTTATAAACCTAGGACATATCCCACTGCCTATATATGCCAAACTAGTATTACAATATAATATTCAAGGATTCAGCAATTATTTTACTTTTTTTCTCTTCATTAATCATATTAAGATATTCCTTAAGCTTTTCATGCCACTCCTTCTCACTTTCAGTTCCATAATCCACATCCATAACTGAATCATTTGGAATATATTTAAGTAGCAATGATATTTCAAAATCATCTAAGACCTTAAATATCTCAATAAATTCATAATCAAATATGCAATCAGAGCCAAGAACATCTACTAAATCCCTAAGACTATGAATTTCTTCCCTTATAATTTGTATCTTATTCTCTACTTTATCACACTCTCTAATTTCTTCAGTTATACCCTTAAATCTGCTGTTCTCTAAACTTTCTCCATCTTCATATCTAATTAAATTTTCATTTGCATTTTTAAATGTTATAAATGTATTTTCCAATTTATTAATTTCAATATTCTTCTTAATATTTGGCATAATCTTGTAAATAGTTTTATTTATATAATTAATAAAATTTATATCATTTATAGTAAACTCCTTGAAAATATCTTCAACTATCCTAGATATTACTTCATTAAATTCCTCTTCTTTCAATTTTCCTAATTTATTTTTAAGATAACGTTTTTCAATATCTGTTATATCTAGAGTTATTCCTTCTTTCCCTAATAGCATACATCCTAAATAATTAGTCAGAACTAATTCAAAGATATTTATTAATATATGATCTGAATTTTTATCAAAACTTTTAAGCAAATTTTCAATTTCATGACTATCAAAGTGGGAACAAAATTGATTTTCAAAGTCTATTTTTCTTAAATATTCGTTTATATATTCTATGCCTACTAAATCCATCTCATCTATAGCTAGTGGATAATCTATAGACCCCTGAGTTTCATGAGCTGCGAATCTACTATCGTATTCTATAAAAAATAATGGAATCCCATAATTTATAGTATCTATATACGCATAATTACCTGTCTTTAATTTATTTTTTTGCACATTCTTTAATAGTTCTTTACTTTCTTCTATTTTAATCTTTAAAACTTTTTCCCCTTCAGAAAATAAATATTTCATTGTATTTTCTTTTATTAACGTAATCCGTTCCTTTATTGATGTTTTACCTTTTAGAAAGCTACCTATAGTATAATAAATTGATAACATTATTTGCTCTGCAACTTCAACTCTTACCGAATAGCTTTCAGCTTTTGTATAATAATTTGCAGTTTCTCTTAAAATATCTAATATTTGAACTTGAATATTTTCTAGTTCTTTATTATTTAATATATCATTTGAATGAAGTACTTGTAGTAATGACTGAAAATAATGTTCCTTACTTAATAAATTTTCAATGGTATCATTTCTGTCAGTAATATAATTATCCATTATAACTCTTCATCTCCATCCACATTTAAATAATCAGAAACCCCATATTTAATATTATGAGCTATAGTATCCAAATACTTATATCTAAGTAGCTCTAAAGATCCTTGGCATTCATTATCGAAATAGCCTTTCATTAAATTAATTAATTCAATGTCACCTATTTCTTCCATAGTTTCATTTTTATAATAATAAAATGTTTCTATTAGCTCCTCTATAGTTTCAATATAATTATATTGAGAAATATATGGCGACTCGCAAAAGGTTGATATTATTTGTTTTATTATACCTCCACCAAATTCAACTCTGCCATTCTTACTTAAAGCTTCGCTTCTTATCTCAACTATCTCTTTAACATTTTCTTCACTCAGCTTTAATCCATATTCCACTGTTTCCTCATTACACTGCAAAATCTCTTCAAAAGTTTGTTTACTTATTATAGAATCAGAAATAGACATAAGATAATTTTTCATAAATAACACCATCCAAACTTTTTTATTTTTAAGTATTGACTTTACCTTCTAAATATGTTATGATTATTATATACAGATAAATAAAATTTCTTTCTAACAATTAATTCTATCATCGGCTATATGGAAAGTCAATGGTATTTTTTTATGCCCATTTTGTATAAA encodes the following:
- the chbG gene encoding chitin disaccharide deacetylase, which codes for MRLIMNADDFGISKAINLGIIEGFKNGIVTSTTLMCNMETTEHAVNLAKENPKLGVGIHLVLTAGRPLSKNVKTLVDNEGNFLKYDNIVESACIEDIRREFRKQFEKFLSLGIVPTHIDTHHHVHSIESVFEVVAELAKEYNIPVRHIKAIREEKYESIKTTTKFVDSFYNISMIEPKMLINILEDNINVDSLEIMCHPGYLDSKIISSSSYAYPRVKELETLTNKEVIQFINEKNIELINFRGI
- a CDS encoding DUF6179 domain-containing protein translates to MDNYITDRNDTIENLLSKEHYFQSLLQVLHSNDILNNKELENIQVQILDILRETANYYTKAESYSVRVEVAEQIMLSIYYTIGSFLKGKTSIKERITLIKENTMKYLFSEGEKVLKIKIEESKELLKNVQKNKLKTGNYAYIDTINYGIPLFFIEYDSRFAAHETQGSIDYPLAIDEMDLVGIEYINEYLRKIDFENQFCSHFDSHEIENLLKSFDKNSDHILINIFELVLTNYLGCMLLGKEGITLDITDIEKRYLKNKLGKLKEEEFNEVISRIVEDIFKEFTINDINFINYINKTIYKIMPNIKKNIEINKLENTFITFKNANENLIRYEDGESLENSRFKGITEEIRECDKVENKIQIIREEIHSLRDLVDVLGSDCIFDYEFIEIFKVLDDFEISLLLKYIPNDSVMDVDYGTESEKEWHEKLKEYLNMINEEKKSKIIAESLNIIL
- a CDS encoding DUF6323 family protein; its protein translation is MKNYLMSISDSIISKQTFEEILQCNEETVEYGLKLSEENVKEIVEIRSEALSKNGRVEFGGGIIKQIISTFCESPYISQYNYIETIEELIETFYYYKNETMEEIGDIELINLMKGYFDNECQGSLELLRYKYLDTIAHNIKYGVSDYLNVDGDEEL
- a CDS encoding 6-phospho-beta-glucosidase, whose protein sequence is MEKGIKIVTIGGGSSYTPELVEGFIKRYNELPVRELWLVDIESGKEKLNIVGKLAKRMVKKAGVPMEIHLTLNRREALKDADFVTTQLRVGLLDARIQDERIPLSHGVIGQETNGAGGMFKALRTIPVILDIDKDMSELCPNAWLVNFTNPAGMVTEALLRYGKNKKIIGLCNVPIGMEKAVADMLEVEHSRITMDFMGLNHMVFGREIYLDGEKITDKVIDSLAEGKLGSIVKNIQDLEWNPEFIKALRMMPCPYHRYYFQTADMLEEELKEFSKGETRAEVVKRLENDLFELYKDENLDIKPPQLEKRGGAYYSDAACRLINSIYNNKGDIQPVNTKNNGAIEGIENDSAVEISCIITKDGPKPIAMGKLPVSVNGLVQTIKSFERLVVEAAVEGDYNKALLALTINPLIPSEKIAKILLDELLEAHKDYLPQFA
- a CDS encoding PLP-dependent aminotransferase family protein, which translates into the protein MKIYEQISYDIKQKIILDQMSQGAKLPSLTSLCKEYKCSKGTVIKAYNNLCNEHIVYSSPQSGFYVADNLVRFGTNQANIYDLSTGNSLVSNIPIKDIQHCLNSALELHSNMSLNMDLEGLPSLRELLTDLLMRDDIYSKSKNLILSQGILQVLTLFSKMEFPNGNDTILIEDPSYTYYINFLKYENMKVRTIKRDENGINLYELEEIFKNQSIKFFYTIPRNHNPLGTYYSLNQRKAIMKLAHTYNVYVIEDDYFSDLSTLSRYSPIYYYSDFRNCIYLRSFSKTIPYIRIGVAIIPDDLINSFKEWMKYSYYFSYYMPSLVSQATLESYIKSSIYNKHVAILSSNLKDTLQLFRKITSAWDSNLVNILGGSSGYYSTIRLAPHIDCNKLLDNLKNKNILLAHNSASYYNTENFDNSLRLSIARINSTDLKLALNIIYDEILKLS